From one Populus alba chromosome 17, ASM523922v2, whole genome shotgun sequence genomic stretch:
- the LOC140954898 gene encoding UPF0481 protein At3g47200-like, producing the protein MKNDVEQARASNMADDESSAPNKGKVIDVGSDSDIDKDINNLSASNKGKDTASSSSISNPELKIEMTSRILEQLHDKMEGMTSQQDRADCCIYRVPKSLRGVNWKAYTPLLISIGPLHRETKRIEAMQNHKWRCFKEFTEQDGMNEEKIRDLVISIQNKEKYIRVCYSEKFNRISSCDFIEMILLDAVFVIKFLNEYKQPKHFEPRMLFDIREDLILLENQLPVSIIWDIYYEINRDLRDTTSEDATWESFLDLVTYVFGKHTGDIATFHFENTTLGI; encoded by the coding sequence ATGAAAAACGATGTTGAACAGGCAAGGGCATCAAACATGGCAGACGATGAGTCAAGTGCTCCAAACAAGGGAAAAGTTATTGATGTAGGAAGTGATTCAGACATTGATAAGGATATTAACAACTTAAGTGCTTCAAACAAAGGAAAGGATACAGCAAGTTCCTCAAGTATTTCAAACCCGGAACTCAAAATTGAGATGACTAGCAGGATTTTGGAACAGCTCCATGATAAGATGGAAGGGATGACCTCTCAACAGGACCGGGCTGATTGCTGTATATACAGGGTGCCCAAATCACTTCGAGGCGTAAATTGGAAAGCCTACACTCCACTACTGATTTCAATAGGTCCTCTTCACCGCGAGACTAAAAGAATAGAGGCCATGCAAAATCATAAATGGAGATGTTTCAAAGAGTTTACTGAACAGGATGGGATGAATGAGGAGAAAATTAGGGATCTTGTGATTAGCATTCAGAATAAAGAAAAGTATATCCGAGTCTGTTATTCAGAGAAATTCAACCGAATCAGTAGCTGTGATTTCATAGAGATGATCCTGCTGGATGCTGTCTTCGTCATTAAGTTTTTGAACGAGTATAAACAGCCTAAGCATTTTGAGCCCAGGATGTTGTTTGACATACGAGAAGACTTGATTCTACTTGAAAACCAACTACCTGTCTCCATCATTTGGGATATATATTATGAGATCAATCGCGATCTTCGAGATACAACATCAGAAGATGCAACATGGGAATCTTTTCTTGATCTTGTTACCTATGTTTTTGGAAAGCACACAGGCGATATTGCTACGTTTCATTTTGAAAATACCACGCTTGGAATTTGA
- the LOC118042947 gene encoding UPF0481 protein At3g47200-like, with protein sequence MWVDKARDFEREGGERESGGSVLGPYIQTQSSDLRPQPTCRLEKDKVTASAANMENDIEQERASNMEEDKASTPNKGKDIDVGSASDIEMATNILAKLETKVRRMSFQQSGSEFRRSECCIYRVSKPLRNVNWKAYAPVLISIGPLNRQNIRLEAMEKEKLKYFKKLTEQDGMDGKKIIDILISIKNQEERLRHCYSEKFKLIKSLDFVKMILLDAVFIIQFLLESYDHDNGPKNFEPRMTFDIREDLMLLENQLPLFIIQEIYDQVKPPSQDATAIPFLDLATFHFGKYTFSQGVETSPGVKGSRHFTDLLRNLMLNGAIPRSYSLNPIMLKYSAVMLRKAGVKFQATQDKCLVNIKFEKGVLKIPQLEVDHCFERLVRNIMALEQCCNPFEAYVCSYIKFMDHLIDSAEDVGLLVRKGIILNWLGEDAAVSNMINHFCENIGDNYTCFGDISQKINADYESRFNHMKATLKLVYFPNIWSGTATVAAATLLILTFIQTIKSFL encoded by the exons ATGTGGGTAGACAAGGCAAGAGACTTCGAGAGagaggggggagagagagagagcggtGGTTCGGTGCTTGGACCCTATATACAGACACAGTCCTCTGATCTCCGTCCTCAG CCAACCTGCAGACTGGAAAAGGATAAGGTTACTGCAAGTGCTGCAAACATGGAAAACGATATTGAACAGGAAAGAGCATCAAATATGGAAGAGGATAAGGCAAGTACTCCAAACAAGGGAAAAGATATTGACGTGGGAAGTGCTTCAGACATTGAGATGGCTACAAATATTTTGGCAAAGCTGGAAACTAAGGTGAGACGGATGTCCTTTCAACAGAGCGGTTCTGAATTCCGTAGATCTGAGTGCTGCATCTACAGGGTGTCCAAACCGCTTCGAAACGTAAATTGGAAAGCCTACGCTCCAGTACTTATTTCAATAGGTCCTCTTAACCGCCAAAATATAAGACTAGAGGCCATGGAAAAGGAGAAactgaaatatttcaaaaagcTTACTGAACAGGATGGCATGGATGGGaagaaaattattgatattttgatCAGCATTAAGAACCAAGAAGAGCGTCTCCGACACTGTTATTCAGagaaattcaaattaatcaagAGCCTTGATTTCGTAAAGATGATCCTGCTGGATGCTGTCTTCATCATTCAGTTTTTGTTGGAGTCATATGATCATGATAACGGTCCTAAGAATTTTGAGCCCAGGATGACATTTGACATCCGAGAAGACTTGATGCTACTTGAAAACCAACTACCACTCTTCATTATTCAGGAAATATATGACCAGGTCAAGCCCCCTAGCCAGGATGCTACAGCCATTCCTTTTCTTGATCTTGCTACGTTTCATTTTGGAAAGTACACGTTTTCACAAGGGGTAGAAACCAGCCCTGGTGTAAAGGGAAGCAGGCATTTCACTGATTTACTAAGGAATTTGATGTTGAATGGAGCCATTCCGCGAAGTTATAGCTTGAACCCTATCATGCTGAAATATAGTGCCGTCATGCTTCGCAAGGCAGGAGTCAAGTTTCAGGCCACCCAAGACAAATGCTTGGTCAACATAAAATTTGAGAAAGGAGTGTTGAAAATACCACAGTTGGAAGTTGATCACTGTTTCGAACGTCTTGTACGAAATATCATGGCCTTGGAGCAGTGCTGCAACCCGTTTGAAGCTTACGTCTGCAGTTACATTAAGTTTATGGACCATCTTATCGACAGTGCAGAAGACGTGGGTTTGCTAGTCCGAAAGGGAATCATTCTCAACTGGCTAGGTGAAGATGCCGCAGTTTCAAATATGATCAACCATTTTTGCGAAAATATTGGTGACAATTACACTTGTTTTGGTGATATCTCTCAAAAGATAAATGCCGACTATGAGAGCCGCTTTAACCATATGAAAGCAACcttgaaacttgtatatttCCCCAATATTTGGAGTGGTACGGCAACTGTTGCAGCAGCTACCCTGCTGATCCTCACTTTCATACAGACTATAAAATCGTTCTTGTAA